In the genome of Manis javanica isolate MJ-LG chromosome 17, MJ_LKY, whole genome shotgun sequence, one region contains:
- the CIC gene encoding protein capicua homolog isoform X6: MYSAHRPLVPASGAASRGLGMFVWTNVEPRSVAVFPWHSLVPFLAPSQPDPSVQPSEAQQPASHPVASNQSKEPAESAAVAHEQPPGGIGNADPGRPPGATCPESPGPGPPHTLGVVEPGKGPPPTTEEEAPGPPGDPRLDSETESDHDDAFLSIMSPEIQLPLPPGKRRTQSLSALPKERDSSSEKDGRSPNKREKDHIRRPMNAFMIFSKRHRALVHQRHPNQDNRTVSKILGEWWYALGPKEKQKYHDLAFQVKEAHFKAHPDWKWCNKDRKKSSSEAKPTGLGLAGGHKETRERSMSETGTAAAPGVSSELLSVTAQTLLSSDTKAPGSSSCGAERLHAIGGPGSARPRAFSHSGVHGLDGGEVDSQALQELTQMVSGPASYTGPKPSTQYGAPGPFATPGEGGALAASGRTPLLPTRASRSQRAASEDMTSDEERMVICEEEGDDDVIADDGFSTTDIDLKCKERVTDSESGDSSGEDPEGSKGFGRKMFSPVIRSSFTHCRPSLDPEPPGPPDPPAAFSKGYGPTPSSSSSPASSSALAATSFSLGSGTFKAQESGQGSTAGLLRPPPCGAGGPATPSKATRFLPTDPATFRRKRPESIGGLEPPGPTVIAAPPGGGGSVLQTLVLPPNKEERESSGARMSSAPAPSLAYGAPTAPLSRPAATMVTNVVRPVSSTPVPIASKPFPTSGRVEASPNDTTGSRTETVTGSRAPGGSPLGVSLVYSDKKSAAATSPAPHLVAGPLLGTVGKAPATVTNLLVGTPGYGAPAPPAVQFIAQGTPGSGAAAGSGAGAGSGPNGPVPLGILQPGALSKAGGITQVQYILPTLPQQLQVTPAPAPAPGTKAAAPGGPAPTTSIRFTLPPGTSTNGKVLAATAPTPGIPILQSVPSAPPPKAQSVSPVQAPPPGGSAQLLPGKVLVPLAAPGMSVRGGGAGQPLPLVSPPFSVPVQNGAQPPSKIIQLTPVPVSTPSGLVPPLSPATLPGPTSQPQKVLLPSSTRITYVQSAGGHALPLGTSPASSQAGTVTSYGPTSSVALGFTSLGPSGPAFVQPLLSGQAPLLAPGQVGVSPVPSPQLPPTCGAPGGPVITAFYPGSPAPTSSAPLGQPSQAPPGLVYTVASSTTPPAATILPKGPSAPATATPAPTSPFPSATAGSMTYSLVAPKAQRPIPKAPQKVKAAIASIPVGSFEAGAPGRPGPAPRQPLEPGAAREPPAPESELEGQPTTPAPPPPPDTWVPTARSSPPPPLPAEERTSTKGPETMASKFPSSSSDWRVPGLGLESRGEPPTPPSPAPAPAPGSGGGSEGSSSRAAGDTPERKEAVGTGKKVKVRPPPLKKTFDSVDKVLSEVDFEERFAELPEFRPEEVLPSPTLQSLATSPRAILGSYRKKRKNSTDLDSAPEDPTSPKRKMRRRSSCSSEPNTPKSAKCEGDIFTFDRTGTEAEDVLGELEYEKVPYSSLRRTLDQRRALVMQLFQDHGFFPSAQATAAFQARYADIFPSKVCLQLKIREVRQKIMQAATPTEQPPGAEAPLSGPLPTGTTAASVPTPSPAGGPDPTSPGSDSGTAPAALPLPPPPEPGPGQPGWEGPPQPSPPPTGPSTAATGR; this comes from the exons TGTGGACAAACGTGGAACCTCGCTCTGTGGCCGTGTTCCCCTGGCACTCCTTAGTCCCCTTCCTGGCCCCCAGCCAGCCTGACCCCTCTGTGCAGCCAAGTGAGGCCCAGCAACCTGCCAGCCACCCAGTAGCCTCCAACCAGAGCAAAG AACCTGCTGAGTCGGCAGCTGTTGCTCATGAGCAGCCACCAGGTGGGATAGGAAATGCTGATCCTGGGCGGCCCCCTGGAGCCACTTGCCCTGAGAGCCCAGGGCCTGGACCTCCCCACACTTTGGGTGTGGTGGAACCTGGAAAGGGCCCCCCTCCTACCACTGAGGAGGAGGCCCCTGGCCCTCCAGGAGATCCCCGGCTGGACAGTGAGACAGAGAGTGACCATGACGATGC CTTCCTCTCCATCATGTCTCCTGAGATCCAGTTGCCTCTGCCTCCTGGGAAACGCCGGACCCAGTCCCTCAGTGCCCTGCCCAAGGAACGGGACTCATCTTCAGAGAAGGATGGACGCAGCCCCAACAAG CGGGAAAAGGACCATATCCGGCGGCCCATGAatgctttcatgatcttcagcaAGCGGCACCGGGCCCTGGTCCACCAGCGTCACCCCAACCAGGACAACCGGACCGTCAGCAAAATCCTGGGCGAGTGGTGGTATGCCCTGGGGCCCAAGGAGAAGCAGAAGTACCACGACCTGGCCTTCCAG GTGAAAGAGGCCCACTTTAAGGCCCATCCAGACTGGAAGTGGTGTAACAAGGACCGGAAGAAGTCCAGCTCAGAGGCCAAGCCCacaggcctggggctggcaggagggCACAAGGAGACGCGGGAGCGGAGCATGTCGGAGACGGGCACTGCAGCTGCCCCGGGAG TGTCCTCGGAGCTCCTGTCCGTCACAGCCCAGACACTTTTGAGCTCGGATACCAAGGCTCCAGGGAGCAGCTCCTGTGGGGCAGAACGCCTGCATGCCATTGGGGGACCCGGCTCTGCTAGGCCCCGAGCCTTCTCCCACAGTGGGGTCCACGGCCTGGATGGTGGGGAAGTCGACAGCCAGGCATTACAGGAACTGACTCAG ATGGTGTCTGGCCCTGCATCGTACACTGGCCCAAAGCCTTCCACCCAGTATGGGGCTCCAGGCCCCTTTGCCACCCCTGGTGAGGGAGGTGCCCTGGCGGCCAGTGGGCGGACTCCACTGCTGCCCACCCGGGCCTCCCGTTCCCAGCGTGCAGCCAGTGAGGACATGACCAGTGATGAGGAACGCATGGTCATCTGTGAGGAGGAAGGGGATGATGATGTCATTG CTGATGATGGCTTTAGCACCACTGACATTGACCTCAAGTGCAAGGAGCGGGTGACCGACAGCGAGAGTGGAGACAGCTCTGGGGAGGACCCAGAGGGCAGCAAG GGCTTTGGCCGTAAGATGTTCTCACCTGTGATCCGTTCCTCTTTTACCCACTGTCGTCCATCACTGGACCCTGAGCCCCCAGGGCCCCCGGATCCACCTGCAGCCTTCAGCAAAGGCTACGGACCCACCCCATCTTCTTCGTCCTCACCTGCCTCCTCCTCAGCCTTGGCAGCCACCTCCTTCTCACTCGGTTCAGGGACCTTCAAGGCCCAGGAGTCAGGTCAGGGCAGCACAGCAGGCCTACTACGGCCCCCaccctgtggggctgggggcccagCAACTCCTTCCAAGGCCACCCGGTTCCTCCCAACGGATCCTGCCACTTTCCGGCGTAAGAGACCTGAAAGCATAGGGGGCCTGGAGCCACCAGGCCCCACAGTCATTGCTGCACCTCCTGGTGGGGGAGGAAGTGTCCTACAGACGCTGGTCCTGCCCCCTAACAAGGAGGAGCGAGAGAGCAGCGGAGCCCGTATGTCCTCGGCCCCAGCCCCATCTCTGGCCTATGGGGCCCCAACAGCCCCCCTGTCCCGCCCAGCTGCCACCATGGTTACCAATGTGGTGCGGCCTGTCAGCAGCACTCCTGTGCCCATTGCCTCTaagcccttccccacctctgGCCGGGTGGAAGCATCTCCAAATGACACAACAGGTTCCAGGACTGAGACAGTTACTGGGTCCCGGGCTCCTGGGGGCTCCCCACTGGGTGTCAGCTTAGTGTATTCGGACAAGAAGTCTGCAGCAGCCACCTCGCCAGCCCCACATCTGGTGGCTGGGCCCCTATTGGGCACTGTGGGGAAGGCACCTGCCACTGTCACCAACCTGCTGGTGGGCACCCCTGGCTATGGGGCCCCGGCGCCCCCTGCTGTCCAGTTCATTGCCCAGGGGACCCCTGGCAGTGGGGCTGCTGCAGGCTCAGGAGCAGGTGCTGGGAGTGGCCCCAATGGGCCAGTGCCCCTGGGCATCCTGCAGCCAGGTGCCTTGAGCAAGGCTGGGGGAATCACCCAGGTGCAGTACATCCTGCCCACGCTGCCGCAGCAGCTTCAAGTGACACCTGCCCCAGCACCCGCCCCTGGGACCAAGGCAGCAGCTCCCGGCGGCCCTGCGCCCACCACCAGCATCCGTTTCACCCTCCCACCGGGCACCTCCACCAATGGCAAAGTCCTGGCTGCCACCGCACCCACTCCTGGAATCCCTATTCTGCAGTCCGTACCCTCCGCCCCACCCCCCAAAG CCCAGTCCGTTTCTCCTGTGCAAGCCCCACCCCCAGGTGGCTCAGCCCAGCTGCTACCTGGGAAGGTATTAGTGCCCCTGGCTGCCCCTGGCATGTCAGTGCGAGGTGGAGGGGCTGGCCAGCCACTGCCCCTAGTGAGCCCACCTTTCTCAGTACCTGTGCAGAATGGCGCCCAGCCCCCCAGCAAG ATCATCCAGCTGACTCCGGTGCCTGTGAGCACACCCAGCGGCCTGGTGCCGCCCCTCAGCCCAGCCACGCTCCCTGGACCCACCTCTCAGCCTCAAAAGGTCCTGCTGCCCTCTTCTACCAG AATCACCTATGTGCAGTCAGCGGGTGGGCACGCGCTGCCCCTGGGCACCAGCCCTGCATCCAGCCAGGCTGGAACGGTCACCTCATACGGGCCCACAAGCTCAGTTGCCCTAGGCTTCACCTCGCTGGGGCCCAGTGGCCCCGCCTTTGTGCAGCCCCTGCTTTCAG GCCAAGCGCCACTGCTGGCTCCTGGCCAGGTGGGCGTGTCACCAGTGCCGAGCCCCCAGCTGCCTCCCACCTGCGGAGCCCCTGGAGGTCCCGTCATCACAGCATTTTACCCTGGCAGCCCTGCTCCCACTTCCTCAGCACCCCTGGGCCAGCCATCCCAGGCACCCCCAGGCCTGGTCTATACTGTGGCCTCCAGCACAACCCCACCTGCTGCTACCATCCTACCCAAGGGCCCATCAGCCCCAGCCACTGCCACCCCAGCCCCTACCAGCCCTTTCCCCAGTGCCACAG CAGGTTCCATGACCTACAGCCTAGTGGCCCCCAAGGCCCAGCGGCCCATACCCAAGGCCCCCCAGAAAGTGAAGGCAGCCATCGCCAGCATTCCCGTGGGTTCCTTTGAGGCAGGTGCCCCAGGGCGGCCAGGCCCTGCACCCCGGCAGCCTTTGGAGCCTGGCGCAGCCCGTGAGCCCCCTGCCCCTGAGTCTGAGCTTGAGGGGCAGCCTACGACACCAGCCCCCCCACCGCCCCCAGACACCTGGGTTCCAACAGCCCGGAGCAGCCCCCCGCCGCCCCTGCCTGCTGAGGAGCGGACCAGCACCAAGGGCCCTGAGACCATG GCTAGCAAATTCCCCAGCTCATCTTCAGACTGGCGAGTTCCTGGGCTGGGCCTAGAGAGCCGGGGGGAGCCTCCCAccccccccagcccagccccagccccagcccctggcagtggTGGTGGCAGTGAGGGCAGTAGCAGCAGAGCAGCCGGGGACACCCCCGAGCGCAAGGAGGCAGTTGGTACCGGAAAGAAGGTGAAGGTGCGGCCCCCGCCCCTGAAGAAGACCTTTGACTCTGTGGACAA GGTCCTGTCGGAGGTGGACTTTGAAGAGCGCTTTGCAGAGCTGCCTGAGTTCCGGCCTGAGGAGGTGCTGCCCTCGCCTACCCTGCAGTCTTTGGCCACTTCGCCCCGGGCCATCCTGGGCTCCTACCGCAAGAAGAGGAAGAACTCCACCG ACCTGGACTCTGCCCCCGAGGATCCCACCTCACCCAAGCGCAAGATGAGGAGACGCTCCAGCTGCAGCTCGGAGCCCAACACCCCCAAGAGTGCCAAGTGCGAGGGGGACATCTTCACTTTTGACCGCACAG GTACAGAAGCTGAGGATGTGCTCGGGGAGCTGGAATATGAGAAGGTGCCATACTCGTCACTGAGGCGCACCCTGGACCAGCGCCGGGCCCTGGTCATGCAGCTGTTCCAGGACCATGGCTTCTTCCCATCAG CCCAGGCCACAGCAGCTTTCCAGGCCCGCTACGCAGACATCTTCCCTTCCAAGGTCTGTCTGCAGTTGAAGATCCGTGAGGTGCGCCAGAAGATCATGCAGGCAGCCACTCCCACAGAGCAGCCCCCGGGAGCTGAGGCCCCCCTCTCTGGACCGCTCCCCACTGGCACCACTGCTGCCTCTGtccccactcccagccctgctGGGGGCCCTGACCCCACCTCACCTGGCTCGGACTCTGGCACGGCCCCGGCTGCCCTgccactgcctccacccccagAACCAGGACCTGGACAGCCTGGCTGGGAGGGGCCCCCCCAGCCCTCTCCTCCACCCACTGGCCCCTCCACAGCTGCCACAGGCAGGTGA
- the PAFAH1B3 gene encoding platelet-activating factor acetylhydrolase IB subunit alpha1 isoform X1, with translation MSGEENPASKPTPVQDVQGDGRWMSLHHRFVADSKDKEPEVVFIGDSLVQLMHQCEIWRELFSPLHALNFGIGSDSTQHVLWRLENGELEHIRPKIVVVWVGTNNHGHTAEQVTGGIKAIVQLVNQRQPQARVVVLGLLPRGQHPNPLREKNRQVNELVRAALAGHPRAHFLDADPGFVHSDGTISHHDMYDYLHLSRLGYTPVCRALYSLLLRLLAQDQGQGIPQPNNTP, from the exons ATGAGCGGAGAGGAGAACCCTGCCAGTAAGCCCACGCCGGTGCAGGACGTGCAGGGCGACGGGCGCTGGATGTCCCTG CACCATCGGTTCGTGGCCGACAGCAAAGATAAGGAACCCGAAGTCGTCTTCATCGGGGACTCCTTGGTCCAGCTAATGCACCAGTGTGAG ATATGGCGGGAGCTCTTTTCTCCTCTGCATGCACTTAACTTCGGCATTGGTAGTGACAGCACACAGCATGTGCTGTGGCGGCTAGAGAATGGAGAGCTGGAACACATCCGGCCCAAG ATTGTGGTAGTCTGGGTGGGTACCAACAACCATGGGCACACAGCAGAGCAGGTGACTGGCGGCATCAAGGCTATCGTACAACTGGTGAACCAGCGGCAGCCCCAGGCCCGAGTCGTGGTGCTG GGCCTGCTTCCAAGGGGCCAGCACCCTAATCCACTTCGTGAGAAAAACCGACAGGTGAATGAGCTAGTACGGGCAGCATTGGCTGGCCACCCACGGGCCCACTTCCTGGATGCTGACCCTGGCTTTGTGCACTCAGATGGTACCATAAGCCACCATGACATGTATGATTATCTCCATCTGAGCCGCCTGGGCTACACACCTGTCTGCCGTGCCCTGTACTCCCTGCTTCTGCGTCTGCTGGCTCAAGACCAGGGCCAGGGTATCCCCCAGCCAAACAACACACCCTAA
- the PAFAH1B3 gene encoding platelet-activating factor acetylhydrolase IB subunit alpha1 isoform X2, which produces MSGEENPASKPTPVQDVQGDGRWMSLHHRFVADSKDKEPEVVFIGDSLVQLMHQCEIWRELFSPLHALNFGIGSDSTQHVLWRLENGELEHIRPKIVVVWVGTNNHGHTAEQVTGGIKAIVQLVNQRQPQARVVVLGLLPRGQHPNPLREKNRQMVP; this is translated from the exons ATGAGCGGAGAGGAGAACCCTGCCAGTAAGCCCACGCCGGTGCAGGACGTGCAGGGCGACGGGCGCTGGATGTCCCTG CACCATCGGTTCGTGGCCGACAGCAAAGATAAGGAACCCGAAGTCGTCTTCATCGGGGACTCCTTGGTCCAGCTAATGCACCAGTGTGAG ATATGGCGGGAGCTCTTTTCTCCTCTGCATGCACTTAACTTCGGCATTGGTAGTGACAGCACACAGCATGTGCTGTGGCGGCTAGAGAATGGAGAGCTGGAACACATCCGGCCCAAG ATTGTGGTAGTCTGGGTGGGTACCAACAACCATGGGCACACAGCAGAGCAGGTGACTGGCGGCATCAAGGCTATCGTACAACTGGTGAACCAGCGGCAGCCCCAGGCCCGAGTCGTGGTGCTG GGCCTGCTTCCAAGGGGCCAGCACCCTAATCCACTTCGTGAGAAAAACCGACAG ATGGTACCATAA
- the CIC gene encoding protein capicua homolog isoform X5 codes for MYSAHRPLVPASGAASRGLGMFVWTNVEPRSVAVFPWHSLVPFLAPSQPDPSVQPSEAQQPASHPVASNQSKEPAESAAVAHEQPPGGIGNADPGRPPGATCPESPGPGPPHTLGVVEPGKGPPPTTEEEAPGPPGDPRLDSETESDHDDAFLSIMSPEIQLPLPPGKRRTQSLSALPKERDSSSEKDGRSPNKREKDHIRRPMNAFMIFSKRHRALVHQRHPNQDNRTVSKILGEWWYALGPKEKQKYHDLAFQVKEAHFKAHPDWKWCNKDRKKSSSEAKPTGLGLAGGHKETRERSMSETGTAAAPGVSSELLSVTAQTLLSSDTKAPGSSSCGAERLHAIGGPGSARPRAFSHSGVHGLDGGEVDSQALQELTQMVSGPASYTGPKPSTQYGAPGPFATPGEGGALAASGRTPLLPTRASRSQRAASEDMTSDEERMVICEEEGDDDVIADDGFSTTDIDLKCKERVTDSESGDSSGEDPEGSKGFGRKMFSPVIRSSFTHCRPSLDPEPPGPPDPPAAFSKGYGPTPSSSSSPASSSALAATSFSLGSGTFKAQESGQGSTAGLLRPPPCGAGGPATPSKATRFLPTDPATFRRKRPESIGGLEPPGPTVIAAPPGGGGSVLQTLVLPPNKEERESSGARMSSAPAPSLAYGAPTAPLSRPAATMVTNVVRPVSSTPVPIASKPFPTSGRVEASPNDTTGSRTETVTGSRAPGGSPLGVSLVYSDKKSAAATSPAPHLVAGPLLGTVGKAPATVTNLLVGTPGYGAPAPPAVQFIAQGTPGSGAAAGSGAGAGSGPNGPVPLGILQPGALSKAGGITQVQYILPTLPQQLQVTPAPAPAPGTKAAAPGGPAPTTSIRFTLPPGTSTNGKVLAATAPTPGIPILQSVPSAPPPKAQSVSPVQAPPPGGSAQLLPGKVLVPLAAPGMSVRGGGAGQPLPLVSPPFSVPVQNGAQPPSKIIQLTPVPVSTPSGLVPPLSPATLPGPTSQPQKVLLPSSTRITYVQSAGGHALPLGTSPASSQAGTVTSYGPTSSVALGFTSLGPSGPAFVQPLLSGQAPLLAPGQVGVSPVPSPQLPPTCGAPGGPVITAFYPGSPAPTSSAPLGQPSQAPPGLVYTVASSTTPPAATILPKGPSAPATATPAPTSPFPSATAGSMTYSLVAPKAQRPIPKAPQKVKAAIASIPVGSFEAGAPGRPGPAPRQPLEPGAAREPPAPESELEGQPTTPAPPPPPDTWVPTARSSPPPPLPAEERTSTKGPETMASKFPSSSSDWRVPGLGLESRGEPPTPPSPAPAPAPGSGGGSEGSSSRAAGDTPERKEAVGTGKKVKVRPPPLKKTFDSVDNRVLSEVDFEERFAELPEFRPEEVLPSPTLQSLATSPRAILGSYRKKRKNSTDLDSAPEDPTSPKRKMRRRSSCSSEPNTPKSAKCEGDIFTFDRTGTEAEDVLGELEYEKVPYSSLRRTLDQRRALVMQLFQDHGFFPSAQATAAFQARYADIFPSKVCLQLKIREVRQKIMQAATPTEQPPGAEAPLSGPLPTGTTAASVPTPSPAGGPDPTSPGSDSGTAPAALPLPPPPEPGPGQPGWEGPPQPSPPPTGPSTAATGR; via the exons TGTGGACAAACGTGGAACCTCGCTCTGTGGCCGTGTTCCCCTGGCACTCCTTAGTCCCCTTCCTGGCCCCCAGCCAGCCTGACCCCTCTGTGCAGCCAAGTGAGGCCCAGCAACCTGCCAGCCACCCAGTAGCCTCCAACCAGAGCAAAG AACCTGCTGAGTCGGCAGCTGTTGCTCATGAGCAGCCACCAGGTGGGATAGGAAATGCTGATCCTGGGCGGCCCCCTGGAGCCACTTGCCCTGAGAGCCCAGGGCCTGGACCTCCCCACACTTTGGGTGTGGTGGAACCTGGAAAGGGCCCCCCTCCTACCACTGAGGAGGAGGCCCCTGGCCCTCCAGGAGATCCCCGGCTGGACAGTGAGACAGAGAGTGACCATGACGATGC CTTCCTCTCCATCATGTCTCCTGAGATCCAGTTGCCTCTGCCTCCTGGGAAACGCCGGACCCAGTCCCTCAGTGCCCTGCCCAAGGAACGGGACTCATCTTCAGAGAAGGATGGACGCAGCCCCAACAAG CGGGAAAAGGACCATATCCGGCGGCCCATGAatgctttcatgatcttcagcaAGCGGCACCGGGCCCTGGTCCACCAGCGTCACCCCAACCAGGACAACCGGACCGTCAGCAAAATCCTGGGCGAGTGGTGGTATGCCCTGGGGCCCAAGGAGAAGCAGAAGTACCACGACCTGGCCTTCCAG GTGAAAGAGGCCCACTTTAAGGCCCATCCAGACTGGAAGTGGTGTAACAAGGACCGGAAGAAGTCCAGCTCAGAGGCCAAGCCCacaggcctggggctggcaggagggCACAAGGAGACGCGGGAGCGGAGCATGTCGGAGACGGGCACTGCAGCTGCCCCGGGAG TGTCCTCGGAGCTCCTGTCCGTCACAGCCCAGACACTTTTGAGCTCGGATACCAAGGCTCCAGGGAGCAGCTCCTGTGGGGCAGAACGCCTGCATGCCATTGGGGGACCCGGCTCTGCTAGGCCCCGAGCCTTCTCCCACAGTGGGGTCCACGGCCTGGATGGTGGGGAAGTCGACAGCCAGGCATTACAGGAACTGACTCAG ATGGTGTCTGGCCCTGCATCGTACACTGGCCCAAAGCCTTCCACCCAGTATGGGGCTCCAGGCCCCTTTGCCACCCCTGGTGAGGGAGGTGCCCTGGCGGCCAGTGGGCGGACTCCACTGCTGCCCACCCGGGCCTCCCGTTCCCAGCGTGCAGCCAGTGAGGACATGACCAGTGATGAGGAACGCATGGTCATCTGTGAGGAGGAAGGGGATGATGATGTCATTG CTGATGATGGCTTTAGCACCACTGACATTGACCTCAAGTGCAAGGAGCGGGTGACCGACAGCGAGAGTGGAGACAGCTCTGGGGAGGACCCAGAGGGCAGCAAG GGCTTTGGCCGTAAGATGTTCTCACCTGTGATCCGTTCCTCTTTTACCCACTGTCGTCCATCACTGGACCCTGAGCCCCCAGGGCCCCCGGATCCACCTGCAGCCTTCAGCAAAGGCTACGGACCCACCCCATCTTCTTCGTCCTCACCTGCCTCCTCCTCAGCCTTGGCAGCCACCTCCTTCTCACTCGGTTCAGGGACCTTCAAGGCCCAGGAGTCAGGTCAGGGCAGCACAGCAGGCCTACTACGGCCCCCaccctgtggggctgggggcccagCAACTCCTTCCAAGGCCACCCGGTTCCTCCCAACGGATCCTGCCACTTTCCGGCGTAAGAGACCTGAAAGCATAGGGGGCCTGGAGCCACCAGGCCCCACAGTCATTGCTGCACCTCCTGGTGGGGGAGGAAGTGTCCTACAGACGCTGGTCCTGCCCCCTAACAAGGAGGAGCGAGAGAGCAGCGGAGCCCGTATGTCCTCGGCCCCAGCCCCATCTCTGGCCTATGGGGCCCCAACAGCCCCCCTGTCCCGCCCAGCTGCCACCATGGTTACCAATGTGGTGCGGCCTGTCAGCAGCACTCCTGTGCCCATTGCCTCTaagcccttccccacctctgGCCGGGTGGAAGCATCTCCAAATGACACAACAGGTTCCAGGACTGAGACAGTTACTGGGTCCCGGGCTCCTGGGGGCTCCCCACTGGGTGTCAGCTTAGTGTATTCGGACAAGAAGTCTGCAGCAGCCACCTCGCCAGCCCCACATCTGGTGGCTGGGCCCCTATTGGGCACTGTGGGGAAGGCACCTGCCACTGTCACCAACCTGCTGGTGGGCACCCCTGGCTATGGGGCCCCGGCGCCCCCTGCTGTCCAGTTCATTGCCCAGGGGACCCCTGGCAGTGGGGCTGCTGCAGGCTCAGGAGCAGGTGCTGGGAGTGGCCCCAATGGGCCAGTGCCCCTGGGCATCCTGCAGCCAGGTGCCTTGAGCAAGGCTGGGGGAATCACCCAGGTGCAGTACATCCTGCCCACGCTGCCGCAGCAGCTTCAAGTGACACCTGCCCCAGCACCCGCCCCTGGGACCAAGGCAGCAGCTCCCGGCGGCCCTGCGCCCACCACCAGCATCCGTTTCACCCTCCCACCGGGCACCTCCACCAATGGCAAAGTCCTGGCTGCCACCGCACCCACTCCTGGAATCCCTATTCTGCAGTCCGTACCCTCCGCCCCACCCCCCAAAG CCCAGTCCGTTTCTCCTGTGCAAGCCCCACCCCCAGGTGGCTCAGCCCAGCTGCTACCTGGGAAGGTATTAGTGCCCCTGGCTGCCCCTGGCATGTCAGTGCGAGGTGGAGGGGCTGGCCAGCCACTGCCCCTAGTGAGCCCACCTTTCTCAGTACCTGTGCAGAATGGCGCCCAGCCCCCCAGCAAG ATCATCCAGCTGACTCCGGTGCCTGTGAGCACACCCAGCGGCCTGGTGCCGCCCCTCAGCCCAGCCACGCTCCCTGGACCCACCTCTCAGCCTCAAAAGGTCCTGCTGCCCTCTTCTACCAG AATCACCTATGTGCAGTCAGCGGGTGGGCACGCGCTGCCCCTGGGCACCAGCCCTGCATCCAGCCAGGCTGGAACGGTCACCTCATACGGGCCCACAAGCTCAGTTGCCCTAGGCTTCACCTCGCTGGGGCCCAGTGGCCCCGCCTTTGTGCAGCCCCTGCTTTCAG GCCAAGCGCCACTGCTGGCTCCTGGCCAGGTGGGCGTGTCACCAGTGCCGAGCCCCCAGCTGCCTCCCACCTGCGGAGCCCCTGGAGGTCCCGTCATCACAGCATTTTACCCTGGCAGCCCTGCTCCCACTTCCTCAGCACCCCTGGGCCAGCCATCCCAGGCACCCCCAGGCCTGGTCTATACTGTGGCCTCCAGCACAACCCCACCTGCTGCTACCATCCTACCCAAGGGCCCATCAGCCCCAGCCACTGCCACCCCAGCCCCTACCAGCCCTTTCCCCAGTGCCACAG CAGGTTCCATGACCTACAGCCTAGTGGCCCCCAAGGCCCAGCGGCCCATACCCAAGGCCCCCCAGAAAGTGAAGGCAGCCATCGCCAGCATTCCCGTGGGTTCCTTTGAGGCAGGTGCCCCAGGGCGGCCAGGCCCTGCACCCCGGCAGCCTTTGGAGCCTGGCGCAGCCCGTGAGCCCCCTGCCCCTGAGTCTGAGCTTGAGGGGCAGCCTACGACACCAGCCCCCCCACCGCCCCCAGACACCTGGGTTCCAACAGCCCGGAGCAGCCCCCCGCCGCCCCTGCCTGCTGAGGAGCGGACCAGCACCAAGGGCCCTGAGACCATG GCTAGCAAATTCCCCAGCTCATCTTCAGACTGGCGAGTTCCTGGGCTGGGCCTAGAGAGCCGGGGGGAGCCTCCCAccccccccagcccagccccagccccagcccctggcagtggTGGTGGCAGTGAGGGCAGTAGCAGCAGAGCAGCCGGGGACACCCCCGAGCGCAAGGAGGCAGTTGGTACCGGAAAGAAGGTGAAGGTGCGGCCCCCGCCCCTGAAGAAGACCTTTGACTCTGTGGACAA CAGGGTCCTGTCGGAGGTGGACTTTGAAGAGCGCTTTGCAGAGCTGCCTGAGTTCCGGCCTGAGGAGGTGCTGCCCTCGCCTACCCTGCAGTCTTTGGCCACTTCGCCCCGGGCCATCCTGGGCTCCTACCGCAAGAAGAGGAAGAACTCCACCG ACCTGGACTCTGCCCCCGAGGATCCCACCTCACCCAAGCGCAAGATGAGGAGACGCTCCAGCTGCAGCTCGGAGCCCAACACCCCCAAGAGTGCCAAGTGCGAGGGGGACATCTTCACTTTTGACCGCACAG GTACAGAAGCTGAGGATGTGCTCGGGGAGCTGGAATATGAGAAGGTGCCATACTCGTCACTGAGGCGCACCCTGGACCAGCGCCGGGCCCTGGTCATGCAGCTGTTCCAGGACCATGGCTTCTTCCCATCAG CCCAGGCCACAGCAGCTTTCCAGGCCCGCTACGCAGACATCTTCCCTTCCAAGGTCTGTCTGCAGTTGAAGATCCGTGAGGTGCGCCAGAAGATCATGCAGGCAGCCACTCCCACAGAGCAGCCCCCGGGAGCTGAGGCCCCCCTCTCTGGACCGCTCCCCACTGGCACCACTGCTGCCTCTGtccccactcccagccctgctGGGGGCCCTGACCCCACCTCACCTGGCTCGGACTCTGGCACGGCCCCGGCTGCCCTgccactgcctccacccccagAACCAGGACCTGGACAGCCTGGCTGGGAGGGGCCCCCCCAGCCCTCTCCTCCACCCACTGGCCCCTCCACAGCTGCCACAGGCAGGTGA